Proteins found in one Tsukamurella paurometabola DSM 20162 genomic segment:
- a CDS encoding SRPBCC family protein, whose translation MPVLSTTSDREALTFDLVAEFATSPERVWQLWEDPRLLEKWWGPPTWPATFVRHELTPGGQSRYYMTGPDGTKAGGWWETVATDAPSTFVFRDGFAGEDGEPVDPEDYSTNTVVLTRTGDVTRMNLTAAHRSLEQLDRVLEMGMTEAMNQIDALLAAV comes from the coding sequence ATGCCCGTTCTGTCCACCACGAGTGATCGTGAGGCGCTGACCTTCGACCTGGTCGCCGAGTTCGCCACCTCCCCGGAGCGGGTGTGGCAGCTGTGGGAGGACCCGCGCCTATTGGAGAAGTGGTGGGGCCCGCCCACCTGGCCGGCCACATTCGTCCGCCACGAACTCACACCGGGCGGCCAGTCTCGGTACTACATGACCGGCCCGGACGGCACGAAGGCCGGAGGCTGGTGGGAGACGGTCGCGACCGACGCCCCGTCGACCTTCGTATTCCGGGACGGCTTCGCGGGGGAGGACGGCGAGCCCGTCGATCCCGAGGACTACTCCACGAACACGGTCGTGCTCACCCGGACGGGCGATGTCACGCGGATGAACCTCACTGCGGCCCACCGGTCACTCGAACAGCTGGATCGCGTGTTGGAGATGGGGATGACCGAGGCGATGAACCAGATCGACGCCCTGCTCGCCGCTGTCTGA
- the crtI gene encoding phytoene desaturase family protein, with translation MHIGIIGAGLAGLSAALHLTGAGHRVTVVERDEQPGGRAGTTTARSADGRAHLVDPGASVLTMPELVFDALTAGGLTRADAESELDLLPVRPAYAGRFPALPGHDRPSVLHVPDDIDTPEHFAWQRAMFDAAYPRFIAGDAALRSYANPRDLAALGRIIRLGALNSMQREVDRRVGDERARRMLTFQALYAGVSPTAARAVYAVISHMDVGLGVWYPRAGMGRITEVMAEQVRRAGGTVLLGHEVLGLDGRRGRVTGLRARSGSAGGPERTERLAFDAVVVTADAPVADRLLAPLGARPPRRRVRLSPSAVVAHLVVDPDLQQHWPTQAHHTLDFGAAWERTFAEITATRGRGRLMSDPSFLITRPAITTGESGPVSVLAPCPNLESAPLDWDSIGDEYVHGVLGALAARGYRGIDRAEVLRIDTPADWARQGLSAGTPFAAAHTLTQTGPLRRPQRVPGIGNAVLAGSLTHPGVGVPPALISGRLAAEAVTG, from the coding sequence GTGCACATCGGGATCATCGGGGCGGGACTTGCGGGGCTCTCGGCGGCGCTGCATCTGACCGGCGCCGGGCATCGGGTCACCGTCGTCGAGCGCGACGAGCAGCCGGGCGGCCGGGCCGGGACCACGACCGCGCGAAGCGCGGACGGTCGCGCCCACCTCGTCGACCCCGGGGCCAGTGTGCTGACGATGCCCGAGCTGGTCTTCGACGCCCTCACCGCCGGCGGGCTGACCCGGGCAGACGCGGAGTCGGAACTCGACCTGCTGCCCGTGCGCCCCGCCTACGCGGGCCGCTTCCCCGCACTGCCCGGGCACGACAGACCGAGCGTGCTGCACGTACCCGATGACATCGACACACCGGAGCACTTCGCCTGGCAGCGAGCGATGTTCGACGCAGCCTATCCCCGGTTCATCGCGGGCGATGCGGCGCTGCGCTCCTATGCCAATCCGCGCGATCTCGCGGCGCTAGGCCGGATCATTCGCCTCGGCGCACTGAATTCGATGCAGCGCGAGGTGGATCGGCGAGTCGGAGACGAACGGGCGCGCCGCATGCTCACTTTCCAGGCGCTGTACGCCGGAGTCTCGCCCACCGCCGCACGCGCGGTATACGCGGTGATCTCACACATGGATGTGGGCCTGGGCGTCTGGTACCCGCGTGCCGGCATGGGCCGGATCACGGAGGTGATGGCGGAACAGGTGCGACGGGCGGGCGGCACGGTACTTCTCGGCCATGAGGTGCTCGGTCTGGACGGCCGACGGGGCCGGGTCACCGGTTTGCGGGCCCGCTCGGGCTCAGCGGGCGGGCCGGAACGAACCGAGCGCCTTGCCTTCGACGCCGTGGTCGTCACCGCCGACGCGCCCGTCGCGGACCGGTTACTGGCCCCGCTGGGCGCCCGACCCCCGCGCCGCCGGGTGCGACTGTCACCCTCGGCGGTGGTGGCACATCTGGTGGTGGATCCGGATCTGCAGCAGCACTGGCCGACACAAGCCCATCACACCCTGGACTTCGGAGCGGCATGGGAGCGGACCTTCGCGGAGATCACGGCGACGCGCGGTCGAGGCCGATTGATGAGCGATCCGTCGTTCCTGATCACCCGTCCGGCGATCACCACCGGCGAGTCCGGCCCCGTCTCCGTGCTCGCACCGTGTCCGAATCTCGAATCAGCACCGCTGGATTGGGATTCGATCGGTGACGAGTACGTGCACGGTGTCCTCGGCGCGCTCGCGGCGCGCGGCTACCGCGGGATCGACCGCGCCGAGGTGCTGCGCATCGATACCCCCGCCGACTGGGCCCGGCAGGGTCTTTCGGCGGGCACGCCGTTCGCGGCGGCGCACACGCTCACCCAGACCGGGCCGCTGCGGCGGCCGCAGCGGGTCCCGGGGATCGGCAACGCCGTGCTCGCCGGATCACTCACACATCCCGGCGTCGGCGTGCCGCCCGCACTGATCTCCGGGCGGCTCGCCGCCGAGGCGGTCACCGGATAG
- a CDS encoding nucleotidyltransferase domain-containing protein: MSDRKNVEYGDRDVALRDEILRSVVGSGVHGIAIAGTDDHDELGVYLEPPASLLGVRQPRADYIWRTRPEGVRSGPGDTDLVLYSLRKYLRLAVKGNPTVLLPLYAPDESLVKVTELGRSLRELRSAFLSRQSVERFLGYMHSQHQRMLGRASGVPNRPELVARYGWDVKYGSHALRLAYQGHEIASAGTLTLPLVPQQRERVLAVKRGEVAREEVSAEIAELEGAVRAVLDGDCPLPEHADIARIDAWAIAAQRSFWGW; this comes from the coding sequence ATGTCTGATCGGAAGAACGTCGAATACGGCGACCGCGATGTGGCGCTGCGGGACGAGATCCTGCGCTCCGTCGTGGGTTCCGGCGTACACGGCATCGCGATCGCGGGCACGGACGACCACGACGAGCTGGGCGTGTACCTGGAGCCGCCGGCGTCGTTGCTCGGTGTGCGGCAGCCGCGCGCCGACTACATCTGGCGCACCCGGCCCGAGGGCGTGCGCAGCGGGCCGGGCGACACCGACCTGGTGCTGTACAGCCTGCGCAAGTATCTGCGGCTGGCCGTCAAGGGCAATCCGACGGTCCTGTTGCCGCTGTACGCACCGGACGAGTCGCTGGTGAAGGTCACCGAGCTCGGCCGGTCACTGCGGGAGTTGCGGTCGGCGTTCCTCTCACGGCAGTCGGTGGAGCGGTTCCTGGGGTACATGCACTCACAGCACCAGCGGATGCTCGGCCGCGCCAGCGGCGTGCCGAACCGGCCGGAGCTGGTGGCGCGATACGGCTGGGACGTCAAGTACGGCAGCCACGCGCTGCGCCTGGCCTACCAGGGGCATGAGATCGCGTCGGCGGGCACGCTCACGCTGCCGCTGGTTCCGCAGCAGCGTGAACGGGTGCTCGCCGTGAAGCGCGGCGAGGTTGCGCGCGAGGAGGTCTCGGCCGAGATCGCCGAGCTGGAAGGCGCGGTGCGTGCCGTGCTCGACGGCGACTGCCCACTGCCCGAGCACGCCGACATCGCGCGGATCGATGCCTGGGCGATCGCCGCGCAGCGCTCGTTCTGGGGCTGGTGA
- a CDS encoding PDR/VanB family oxidoreductase has protein sequence MTGAGIDPTKGRKSPSVFRPWGEPVTEVPPHLYGRWKRDPLLRFANAFFSTTIPAFAHLMKPRDLAEPDTSRQLRVIGREIVAHDKDVVALTLESADGTPLPRWTPGAHLDLLLPSGRMREYSLCGDPADADTYRIAVRRIPTGGGGSVEVHETLHLGSTVTVKGPRNGMPMAVPGHGSAAQHLRFVAGGIGITPILPMMIAAERLGLDWSMLYTGRSTDTIPFISEVAKFGDKVEIRTDDVHGIPTADVLIGDTPGPTALYSCGPIPMLEALRIGLIGRTDVELHYERFSAPPVVDGKPFTATLSETGTTVDVGAEETLLAAVLKARPDAPYSCRQGFCGTCRVTVTEGTVDHRDQTLTPYEREQGQMLTCVSRAAGDHLTIDL, from the coding sequence ATGACCGGCGCCGGCATCGATCCGACGAAGGGCCGCAAGTCCCCGTCGGTCTTCCGACCCTGGGGTGAGCCCGTCACCGAAGTTCCTCCCCATCTCTACGGCCGATGGAAGCGGGATCCCCTCCTGCGCTTCGCCAATGCGTTCTTCAGCACCACCATCCCCGCGTTCGCGCACCTGATGAAGCCGCGCGATCTCGCCGAGCCCGACACCTCGCGCCAGTTGCGGGTGATCGGCCGCGAGATCGTCGCGCACGATAAGGACGTCGTCGCGCTCACGCTGGAATCGGCCGACGGTACGCCTCTGCCCCGCTGGACGCCGGGAGCACACCTCGACCTCCTGCTCCCTTCCGGCCGCATGCGCGAGTACTCGCTGTGCGGCGATCCCGCGGACGCCGACACGTACCGGATCGCGGTGCGCCGCATACCGACCGGTGGCGGCGGCTCGGTGGAGGTGCACGAGACGCTGCACCTCGGTTCCACGGTCACCGTCAAGGGGCCGCGCAACGGCATGCCGATGGCCGTGCCCGGTCACGGCTCCGCGGCGCAGCATCTGCGATTCGTGGCCGGCGGCATCGGCATCACGCCCATCCTTCCGATGATGATCGCCGCCGAGCGGCTCGGTCTCGACTGGTCGATGCTGTACACCGGCCGATCGACCGACACCATCCCGTTCATCAGCGAGGTGGCGAAGTTCGGCGACAAGGTGGAGATCCGCACCGACGATGTGCACGGGATCCCCACCGCCGATGTCCTGATCGGCGACACCCCTGGACCCACCGCGCTGTACTCGTGCGGCCCGATCCCCATGCTCGAGGCGCTGCGCATCGGGCTGATCGGCCGCACCGATGTGGAGCTGCATTACGAGCGCTTCTCGGCTCCGCCCGTGGTCGATGGGAAGCCTTTCACCGCAACACTGTCCGAGACCGGCACCACCGTCGATGTGGGAGCCGAGGAGACGCTGCTCGCAGCGGTGCTCAAGGCCCGGCCCGATGCCCCGTACTCGTGCCGTCAGGGGTTCTGTGGAACCTGCCGGGTGACGGTGACCGAAGGCACCGTCGACCACCGGGACCAGACCTTGACACCGTACGAGCGGGAACAGGGGCAGATGCTCACCTGCGTCTCCCGCGCCGCCGGCGATCACCTCACCATCGACCTCTAG
- a CDS encoding polynucleotide kinase-phosphatase, giving the protein MPDTTVAVPARGLILLVGASGSGKSTFAREHFRATEVVSSDVCRGLVADDENDQSATPDAFDLLHHLVGIRLRRGLLTVVDATNVQRPARASLVQLARDHDVLVDAIVFDLPDEIAVERNRQRPDRNFGSQVVTRQGREMRKSLRGIKKEGFRRVHTLHTPDEVAAVEITRERPWNDRTELTGPFDVIGDVHGCAAELRTLLTELGWTVRADGAEHPDGRTAVFVGDLVDRGPDTPAVLRLVMGMVDAGTALCVSGNHEAKLVRALKGNRVTVAHGLQESLDQLAAETEEFRTAATRFMDGLLSHYVLDRGRLVVAHAGLKQEYQGRASRRVRAFALYGDTTGETDEFGLPVRYPWARDYRGSAAVVYGHTPVTEPQWLNNTLCIDTGAVFGGALTGLRYPEREIVSVPAQSQWYEPARPEQVEQSDDRAGSVLRYDDVAGTRWLSTRTGGRVKVDAEGAAAALEVMSRFAVDPRWLIYLPPTMSPASVSRHEDYLEHPVCAFDDFAGWGVERVICEEKHMGSRAIAVIARDADVAAWRFGVADGSSGAVYTRTGRSFVEDSASLVDRIRGAVAPLFDRLDTEWLALDCEILPWSAKAEGLIVDQYASVGAAAREALPVALAGLDAAAARGLDVAGLRARTVRRQVNAVAFRDAYAAYCRPIDGLDGVTVAPFQVLAAEGRVLATESHEWHLDLMGALEDPFLTHTRHRIVDLSSEADRAAAERWWTGLTDAGGEGMVVKPLGATGRKVQPGLKVRGRDYLRIIYGPDYVDSLDVLRDRNLGRKRKMALAEHALGMDALASFVAGEPLWRVHQSVFAVLAQDSEPVDPRL; this is encoded by the coding sequence ATGCCTGATACCACCGTCGCGGTGCCCGCGCGTGGCCTCATCCTGCTGGTCGGCGCCTCCGGCAGCGGCAAGTCCACGTTCGCGCGCGAGCACTTCCGCGCGACCGAGGTGGTCTCCAGTGATGTCTGCCGAGGCCTCGTGGCCGACGATGAGAACGACCAGTCGGCAACCCCGGACGCCTTCGACCTGCTGCACCACCTGGTCGGCATCCGGTTGCGCCGGGGATTGCTCACCGTCGTCGACGCCACGAATGTGCAGCGCCCCGCCCGGGCGTCGCTGGTCCAGTTGGCCCGTGACCATGATGTCCTCGTCGACGCGATCGTGTTCGACCTGCCCGACGAGATCGCAGTGGAGCGCAACCGGCAGCGCCCGGACCGGAACTTCGGCTCGCAGGTCGTGACCCGGCAGGGCCGCGAGATGCGCAAGTCGCTCAGGGGGATCAAGAAGGAGGGCTTCCGACGGGTGCACACGCTGCACACGCCCGACGAGGTCGCCGCCGTCGAGATCACCCGCGAGCGGCCGTGGAACGACCGTACCGAACTCACCGGACCGTTCGACGTGATCGGCGACGTCCACGGCTGCGCCGCGGAGCTGCGCACGCTGCTCACCGAGCTCGGATGGACGGTGCGGGCAGACGGCGCCGAGCACCCGGACGGCCGCACCGCCGTCTTCGTGGGGGATCTCGTGGACCGCGGACCGGACACCCCGGCGGTGCTGCGCCTGGTCATGGGCATGGTCGACGCGGGAACTGCCTTGTGCGTCAGTGGTAATCACGAGGCCAAGCTGGTGCGTGCGCTCAAGGGCAACCGGGTCACCGTGGCGCACGGCCTCCAGGAATCACTCGACCAGCTGGCCGCCGAGACCGAGGAGTTCCGCACCGCCGCCACCCGCTTCATGGACGGTCTGCTCAGCCACTACGTCCTCGACCGTGGGCGGCTCGTCGTGGCACACGCGGGTCTGAAGCAGGAGTACCAGGGCCGCGCCTCGCGGCGGGTCCGTGCGTTCGCGCTCTACGGCGACACCACCGGGGAAACGGACGAGTTCGGGCTGCCGGTCCGGTATCCGTGGGCGCGGGACTATCGCGGTTCCGCAGCGGTGGTGTACGGGCACACCCCGGTCACCGAGCCACAGTGGCTCAACAACACCCTGTGCATCGACACCGGTGCGGTATTCGGTGGTGCGCTGACCGGGCTCCGCTACCCCGAACGCGAGATCGTCTCGGTTCCGGCGCAATCCCAGTGGTACGAGCCGGCCCGCCCGGAGCAGGTGGAGCAGAGCGACGACCGTGCCGGCTCAGTACTCCGGTACGACGACGTCGCCGGAACCCGGTGGCTGTCGACCCGCACGGGCGGTCGCGTCAAGGTCGACGCGGAGGGTGCTGCGGCGGCGCTGGAGGTGATGAGCCGGTTCGCAGTCGACCCGCGCTGGCTGATCTATCTGCCGCCCACGATGTCTCCGGCGTCGGTATCGCGCCACGAGGACTATCTGGAGCACCCGGTGTGCGCGTTCGACGACTTCGCGGGCTGGGGTGTGGAGCGGGTGATCTGCGAGGAGAAGCACATGGGATCCCGCGCGATCGCCGTGATCGCTCGCGACGCCGACGTCGCGGCCTGGCGTTTCGGTGTGGCCGATGGGAGCAGTGGGGCGGTGTACACCCGCACCGGGCGGTCTTTCGTCGAAGACTCCGCGTCGCTCGTCGACCGCATCCGCGGCGCCGTGGCACCGCTCTTCGATCGGCTGGACACCGAATGGCTCGCACTGGACTGCGAGATCCTGCCCTGGTCCGCCAAAGCGGAGGGACTGATCGTGGATCAGTACGCGTCGGTGGGCGCGGCTGCGCGAGAAGCGTTGCCGGTTGCGCTCGCGGGGCTCGACGCCGCCGCGGCGCGTGGGCTCGACGTTGCGGGACTGCGCGCACGAACGGTCCGCCGGCAGGTGAACGCGGTGGCCTTCCGCGACGCCTACGCCGCGTACTGCCGTCCGATCGATGGCCTCGACGGTGTCACGGTGGCGCCCTTCCAGGTACTCGCCGCCGAAGGCCGGGTCCTGGCGACCGAATCACACGAATGGCACCTGGATCTCATGGGCGCACTGGAGGATCCGTTCCTCACTCATACCCGGCACCGCATCGTGGATCTCTCGTCGGAGGCCGACCGTGCCGCCGCGGAGCGGTGGTGGACAGGGCTCACCGACGCAGGCGGAGAGGGAATGGTGGTCAAGCCCCTCGGTGCGACCGGGCGAAAGGTGCAGCCGGGTTTGAAGGTCCGTGGTCGCGACTACCTGCGGATCATCTACGGTCCGGACTACGTCGACTCGCTCGATGTGCTGCGGGACCGGAACCTGGGCCGCAAGCGGAAGATGGCCCTTGCGGAGCACGCCCTCGGGATGGATGCGCTGGCGTCGTTCGTTGCGGGGGAGCCGTTGTGGCGGGTGCACCAGTCCGTGTTCGCGGTGCTCGCGCAGGACTCCGAGCCGGTCGATCCCCGGCTCTGA
- a CDS encoding metal-dependent hydrolase has product MSSRATAHEHEPAEVEIHARNVTFDWENTPLEWIPGEPVASDIISSILHSVLPEGERWFCEVYNEALPYVKDENLARTMRGFIGQEAMHAESHDRALSEYLARCGIDTTPVARQFEYIFRKILAPRTYRSDRAQYNDMVQRLWLIAAVEHYTAILGVFALNNDWDKYGVDPTMADICRWHGAEEVEHRSVAHDVANYFDPSYFHRCRAMIVGVVFLVLALHRTSGYMLRKDPNFSYSYPRLWWEYLRGSRKNILPKLRDVIKFTLIYFKPSFDPASIGSTAQAVAYLATSPAARAANG; this is encoded by the coding sequence ATGAGCTCCCGAGCAACGGCGCACGAGCACGAGCCCGCCGAGGTCGAGATCCACGCCCGGAACGTCACCTTCGACTGGGAGAACACCCCGCTCGAATGGATCCCCGGCGAGCCCGTGGCCAGCGACATCATCAGCAGCATCCTGCACTCCGTGCTCCCCGAGGGCGAGCGGTGGTTCTGCGAGGTCTACAACGAGGCGCTCCCGTACGTGAAGGACGAGAACCTCGCCCGCACCATGCGCGGCTTCATCGGCCAGGAGGCCATGCACGCCGAGTCGCACGACCGCGCGCTCAGCGAATACCTCGCGCGCTGCGGCATCGACACCACGCCCGTGGCCCGGCAGTTCGAGTACATCTTCCGCAAGATCCTCGCGCCGCGCACTTACCGCTCGGACCGCGCCCAGTACAACGACATGGTGCAGCGCCTGTGGCTGATCGCGGCCGTCGAGCACTACACCGCCATCCTCGGAGTGTTCGCGCTCAACAACGACTGGGACAAGTACGGCGTCGATCCCACGATGGCCGACATCTGTCGCTGGCACGGCGCAGAGGAGGTCGAGCACCGCAGCGTCGCGCACGATGTGGCGAACTACTTCGACCCCAGCTACTTCCACCGCTGCCGCGCCATGATCGTGGGCGTGGTGTTCCTGGTACTCGCGCTGCACCGCACGTCGGGTTACATGCTCCGCAAGGATCCGAACTTCAGCTACTCGTACCCGCGACTGTGGTGGGAGTACCTCAGGGGCTCGCGCAAGAACATCCTTCCCAAGCTCCGCGACGTCATCAAGTTCACGCTGATCTACTTCAAGCCCAGCTTCGACCCCGCCTCGATCGGCTCGACGGCGCAGGCCGTGGCCTACCTCGCCACGTCGCCGGCGGCCCGGGCGGCGAACGGATGA
- a CDS encoding 3' terminal RNA ribose 2'-O-methyltransferase Hen1 yields the protein MYLTISTTYAPATELGYLLHKHPDRVQEFRQPFGVATVFYPEAGPDRCTAALLLEVDPIQLAKRRRASPDFSLGQYVNDRPYAASSLLAAALADVFRSARHGRAGSRQELADTAIPLQIEIPVLPCRGGAEVAERVFAPLGWDVDATPIELDGGFPEWGQSRYVRLRLTGRMRLAEAINHLYVLLPVLDESKHYWQGPDEVDKLLRSGEGWLASHPDRELITRRYLGRGPGLAAEALDRLAALDDAGPAAAEVDEAVDIAPAKPLNALRHDAVHRVIVESGASTVIDLGCGPGQFVERLLATRGIERVAGCDVSTRSLQRAAQRLHLDDMTERQRERIDLFQAALTYEDERLSGYDAAVLMEVIEHVDPSRLGALEHVVFGGARPGTVIVTTPNSEYNVLYPDLVGMRHTDHRFEWDRTEFIRWSTAIAERYGYAVRHEGIGEADPDRGTPTQMAIFTRKESADA from the coding sequence GTGTACCTGACCATCTCGACCACGTATGCGCCCGCGACCGAACTGGGGTATCTCCTGCACAAGCATCCCGACCGGGTGCAGGAGTTCCGCCAGCCCTTCGGCGTGGCCACCGTGTTCTACCCGGAGGCCGGCCCGGACCGGTGCACGGCCGCGCTGCTGCTCGAGGTCGATCCGATCCAGCTGGCCAAGCGGCGCCGCGCCAGTCCCGATTTCTCCCTCGGGCAGTACGTCAACGACCGGCCGTACGCCGCATCCTCACTGCTCGCCGCGGCTCTCGCCGATGTCTTCCGCAGCGCGCGACACGGGCGGGCCGGAAGCCGACAGGAGCTGGCGGACACAGCGATTCCGCTGCAGATCGAGATTCCGGTGCTGCCCTGCCGCGGTGGCGCCGAGGTCGCTGAGCGGGTATTCGCCCCGCTCGGCTGGGATGTCGACGCGACACCGATCGAGCTCGACGGGGGCTTCCCCGAGTGGGGCCAGTCGCGGTACGTGCGGTTGCGCCTCACCGGCAGGATGCGCCTGGCGGAGGCGATCAATCACCTGTACGTGCTGCTCCCGGTGCTCGATGAGTCCAAGCACTACTGGCAGGGACCCGACGAGGTCGACAAGTTGCTCCGCTCCGGCGAGGGCTGGCTGGCATCCCATCCGGACCGCGAGCTGATCACCCGCCGGTACCTCGGCCGAGGGCCCGGACTCGCCGCCGAGGCGCTCGACCGGCTCGCCGCGCTCGACGACGCCGGCCCCGCCGCGGCCGAGGTCGACGAGGCCGTTGACATCGCTCCGGCTAAGCCGCTCAACGCACTTCGGCACGATGCGGTGCACCGGGTGATCGTCGAGAGCGGGGCGAGCACGGTGATCGATCTCGGCTGCGGGCCCGGCCAGTTCGTCGAGCGGCTGCTCGCCACCCGCGGCATCGAACGGGTCGCGGGCTGCGATGTCTCCACCCGATCGTTGCAGCGCGCCGCCCAGCGCCTGCATCTCGACGACATGACGGAGCGGCAGCGCGAGCGCATCGACCTGTTCCAGGCCGCGCTCACGTACGAGGACGAGCGACTGTCGGGATACGACGCCGCCGTGCTGATGGAGGTCATCGAGCACGTCGACCCGTCGCGGCTCGGCGCGCTCGAACACGTGGTCTTCGGTGGTGCTCGCCCCGGCACCGTCATCGTCACCACGCCCAACAGTGAGTACAACGTGCTCTACCCGGATCTCGTGGGGATGCGGCACACCGATCATCGGTTCGAGTGGGACCGCACCGAGTTCATCCGATGGTCCACCGCAATAGCCGAACGGTACGGCTACGCCGTGCGGCACGAGGGGATCGGTGAAGCCGATCCCGACCGGGGAACCCCCACCCAGATGGCGATCTTCACGAGGAAGGAGTCCGCCGATGCCTGA
- a CDS encoding ArsR/SmtB family transcription factor: protein MVVDELAPDEVDRLFHALADRTRRDILAQVIDRERSVSELARGYEMSFAAVQKHVAALEKAGLVTKLRRGREALVRPDITAVQRAQRLLRAYEDLWRGRVARMDALLDEPSMKE, encoded by the coding sequence ATGGTTGTAGATGAACTGGCACCGGACGAGGTCGACCGCCTCTTCCACGCGCTCGCCGACCGCACGCGCCGCGACATCCTGGCGCAGGTGATCGACCGGGAGCGATCGGTCTCCGAGCTGGCTCGGGGATACGAGATGAGCTTCGCCGCCGTACAGAAGCATGTGGCCGCGCTGGAGAAGGCGGGTCTGGTCACGAAGCTGCGACGCGGCCGCGAAGCCCTGGTCCGCCCGGACATCACGGCCGTTCAGCGCGCGCAGCGCCTGCTGCGCGCCTATGAGGACCTGTGGCGCGGACGGGTCGCGCGCATGGACGCGTTGCTCGACGAGCCCTCGATGAAGGAGTGA